A single window of Eucalyptus grandis isolate ANBG69807.140 chromosome 1, ASM1654582v1, whole genome shotgun sequence DNA harbors:
- the LOC104444424 gene encoding BRASSINOSTEROID INSENSITIVE 1-associated receptor kinase 1 codes for MVFNFSSLDLTEDPPDFDPDSPPASQSSTKCLPLNFAGRSFIKAITPRQVVAGASLRLANSASKFGCWRPSESLQCPEAGRLKRFTFRELKVATNNFSETKKLGQGGYGYVYEGALGDGSRVGIKRLDRRASQPWAFHAEVKVGNMTCHRNLIGVLGFCSSTKHREQMLVYAFMPNGSLDSLLRGQSTKKIQLDWPTRKKIAIGAARGISHLHDLRIIHRDIKPANILLDENFEARVADFGMALFMDEYKEKAVSERGPNGEDDYFTDCAMGTLGYMDPESFLGRNSVKSDVYGFGVTLLELISGRRARETTCLDGNELGLPQWARALLKEEQLERLVDTNMPGGYDKSEFEKIVRLALLCTQFDPKKRPYMAEAVLFLEGIIGLEKRWEEYQHEDGLSGPNNLSSSSDSSSCSREDDLSGPR; via the coding sequence ATGGTCTTCAACTTTTCATCCTTGGATCTCACCGAAGATCCTCCCGATTTCGATCCAGATTCGCCGCCTGCTTCTCAGTCATCAACGAAGTGTCTGCCGCTTAATTTTGCTGGCCGCAGTTTCATCAAAGCTATAACACCCCGCCAGGTCGTTGCTGGTGCTTCTCTGCGCTTGGCCAATTCCGCTTCCAAGTTTGGTTGCTGGAGGCCAAGCGAATCGCTCCAATGTCCAGAGGCAGGGCGCCTCAAAAGGTTCACTTTCCGCGAGCTGAAGGTCGCTACCAACAACTTCAGTGAGACAAAGAAGTTGGGTCAGGGTGGGTACGGTTATGTGTACGAAGGAGCCTTGGGGGACGGCTCGAGGGTGGGGATAAAAAGACTCGATAGACGTGCCTCTCAGCCATGGGCATTCCATGCTGAAGTTAAAGTGGGGAACATGACCTGCCATCGGAATCTGATTGGGGTTCTAGGGTTTTGTTCGTCGACGAAACATAGAGAACAAATGCTTGTGTACGCTTTCATGCCCAACGGAAGTCTAGACTCCCTTCTAAGAGGACAGTCAACAAAGAAGATCCAACTTGATTGGCCCACCAGGAAGAAGATAGCAATTGGAGCTGCGAGAGGGATCTCCCATTTGCATGATCTGAGGATAATTCACAGGGACATTAAACCTGCTAATATACTTTTGGATGAGAACTTTGAGGCTCGTGTTGCAGATTTTGGGATGGCGTTGTTCATGGACGAGTACAAAGAGAAGGCTGTTTCCGAAAGAGGACCCAACGGTGAAGACGATTATTTTACCGACTGCGCAATGGGAACGCTTGGTTACATGGATCCGGAGAGCTTTCTTGGAAGAAACTCGGTAAAGAGCGATGTTTATGGGTTTGGCGTGACGCTTCTTGAGCTCATAAGTGGCCGTAGAGCTAGGGAAACAACCTGCCTCGATGGAAATGAACTGGGGCTGCCTCAATGGGCACGCGCCCTTTTAAAGGAGGAACAGTTGGAAAGGCTAGTCGACACCAATATGCCGGGCGGCTACGACAAGAGTGAATTCGAGAAAATTGTGCGTCTGGCTCTACTTTGCACGCAATTCGACCCCAAAAAGCGGCCTTATATGGCTGAAGCAGTCCTATTTCTTGAAGGAATTATTGGCTTGGAGAAAAGATGGGAGGAGTATCAACATGAAGACGGATTATCTGGCCCAAATAATCTCTCAAGTTCGAGCGactcttcttcttgttcaagGGAAGATGACTTATCTGGTCCTAGATGA